The following are encoded together in the Montipora foliosa isolate CH-2021 chromosome 12, ASM3666993v2, whole genome shotgun sequence genome:
- the LOC137979633 gene encoding kelch-like protein 17 isoform X2, which produces MATVCHTMSPDPKQHCEELIERIDALRRNERFCDVAVAVKDEEFKAHKLVLAASSPFFLSLLESDMKESKEHLIKIELEEATAAVIEQVIAYIYTGNVSLTEENSHDLIATADYLLLPGLKTLAGEFLKMNLTTENCVFNYYFAEKYQSFGLMEESCQMINANFSEVMGTTDFLGLDVTQVLSWVSSDDVIVTAEEEIFKGILKWVWHNRNEREESFPKLLHQVRLMSISHEYLFNELLNEELVKTNLDCVNFVLECLKLILNGTGERSIKPARKCLEENEDVIFVCGGRKALCYFPSEKKWHQLMDTTLEHEDHSIIQYRDRVYIFSKQEVEKNQSQVAEYYMTTTNSWGSIQTKFEYTEQFSSLFVLDGHSSLYVLTSTEAGCQNTIFEYNIKNNTWEVCKKGLLFRWGACGVAEGHFIYIIGGCDSENRSITATTKVEKHELSEDVLEEVAPMIEARHNAFGAAMNGKIYVAGGIQKNEMMRTVLSTYLCFTSSAVPQSKVNLLRGNL; this is translated from the coding sequence ATGGCAACTGTGTGTCACACTATGTCGCCAGATCCTAAACAACACTGTGAAGAACTCATAGAACGTATCGATGCCCTGAGACGAAATGAACGTTTCTGTGATGTGGCAGTTGCGGTAAAGGACGAGGAGTTTAAAGCTCACAAACTCGTGTTAGCCGCATCAAGCCCGTTCTTCTTGTCACTCCTTGAGAGCGACATGAAAGAGAGCAAAGAACATTTGATCAAAATCGAACTTGAAGAAGCAACTGCAGCTGTGATTGAACAAGTTATTGCATACATTTACACGGGAAATGTCTCGCTGACCGAGGAAAACAGTCACGATTTGATTGCAACCGCAGATTACCTTCTCTTACCAGGTTTAAAAACACTGGCTGGTGAATTTTTGAAGATGAATCTGACAACGGAGAACTGtgttttcaattattattttgctgAAAAGTACCAGTCCTTTGGGCTTATGGAAGAATCGTGCCAGATGAtcaatgcaaatttcagtgaaGTTATGGGAACGACTGATTTTCTGGGTCTTGACGTCACGCAAGTGCTTAGCTGGGTGTCCAGCGATGACGTCATTGTTACGGCTGAGGAAGAAATTTTTAAGGGAATCCTGAAGTGGGTGTGGCACAACAGGAATGAAAGAGAAGAGAGCTTTCCCAAACTTTTGCATCAAGTCCGCCTGATGTCCATTTCACATGAATATCTGTTTAATGAATTGCTTAATGAAGAGTTGGTAAAAACCAACCTGGATTGTGTCAATTTTGTGTTGGAATGTTTAAAGTTGATTTTAAATGGCACTGGAGAGAGGTCTATCAAACCAGCAAGAAAATGCTTGGAGGAAAATGAAGACGTGATTTTTGTTTGTGGTGGGCGGAAAGCACTTTGTTATTTCccaagtgaaaaaaaatggcATCAGTTGATGGACACAACCTTGGAACATGAAGACCACTCCATAATCCAGTATAGAGATAGGGTTTACATATTTAGCAAGCAAGAAGTTGAGAAAAACCAGTCACAGGTGGCAGAATACTACATGACAACCACCAACTCCTGGGGATCAATTCAGACAAAATTTGAATATACAGAACAGTTTTCGAGTTTGTTTGTACTGGATGGTCACAGCAGCTTGTATGTCTTAACCAGCACTGAAGCTGGCTGTCAGAACACAATTTTTGAATACAACATCAAAAACAACACATGGGAAGTATGTAAGAAGGGTTTACTTTTTCGCTGGGGTGCCTGTGGTGTGGCTGAAGGTCATTTCATTTACATAATAGGTGGCTGTGATTCTGAAAACAGAAGTATCACTGCAACAACCAAAGTGGAGAAACATGAACTTTCTGAAGATGTTTTGGAAGAGGTTGCACCCATGATAGAGGCCAGACATAATGCT
- the LOC137979636 gene encoding kelch-like protein 3, translated as MAAVMEAISAQPSQHCHELIARLDALRESRRFCDVTVAVKGEEFKAHKIVLAAASPFFLSLFETNMRESNENLVKIELEETAAFIMGDVLKYIYTGCVSVIEETAHNLIATADYLLLPGLKTLACEFVMSNVTSEGCLFNYLFADKYQCPELKKKSCEMMKLNFSVVMETEDFLKLDVDQVMEWVSSDDVIVRAEEDVFRGIMNWVAYSKVEREKYLPDLLHQIRVSSMSHSFLLNELVEEELIKTNHVFLNFVVDSQRGILNTDQEQIGKHPRKCLDTQSDVIFVCGGRKCSCYLPDQDLWSQLPDMIFDSKNQPCVQFRDKIYTFNNQNSKTGQAKVAQYYLSSSNAWVAIQTRLPAEGEEFSSLTTLNGKIYGTGRFSGILFEYDPSKNEWAVKTPAMGLWGCCGVSDGKHIYVVGGTLHEPREHTIGSFKVERFDPNLNKWEEAAAMNEARHNAFGAAMNGKMYVAGGIAANLSEIRNS; from the coding sequence atggctgctgtAATGGAGGCAATTTCTGCTCAACCTTCGCAACACTGTCACGAACTTATCGCACGTCTTGATGCCCTGAGAGAAAGCAGACGTTTTTGTGATGTGACAGTCGCGGTAAAAGGCGAAGAGTTTAAAGCTCACAAAATTGTGCTAGCTGCAGCGAGCCCGTTCTTCTTGTCGCTTTTTGAAACGAATATGAGAGAGAGCAACGAGAATTTGGTCAAAATCGAACTTGAAGAGACAGCAGCCTTCATTATGGGAGATGTACTGAAGTACATTTACACAGGGTGTGTTTCAGTCATCGAGGAGACGGCCCATAATTTGATCGCGACTGCGGATTATCTTCTATTACCAGGCTTAAAAACATTGGCTTGTGAGTTTGTCATGAGCAATGTGACATCTGAGGGTTGCCTTTTCAATTACTTGTTTGCTGATAAATATCAGTGTCCAGAGCTAAAGAAAAAGTCTTGCGAGATGATGAAATTAAATTTTAGTGTTGTCATGGAAACAGAGGATTTTCTGAAACTTGATGTGGACCAAGTCATGGAGTGGGTGTCTAGTGATGACGTCATCGTTCGTGCTGAGGAAGACGTTTTCCGTGGCATTATGAATTGGGTAGCATACAGTAAGGTGGAAAGAGAAAAGTATTTACCAGACTTGCTGCACCAGATCCGTGTGTCATCCATGTCACACAGTTTTTTACTGAATGAATTGGTCGAGGAAGAGCTCATCAAAACTAACCAtgtgtttttaaattttgtggTGGATTCCCAGAGGGGAATCTTAAACACTGATCAAGAACAAATTGGCAAGCATCCACGAAAATGCCTGGATACACAGAGCGATGTAATTTTTGTTTGTGGTGGAAGAAAGTGCTCATGCTACCTACCAGATCAAGACTTGTGGTCGCAATTGCCTGACATGATTTTTGACAGTAAGAATCAGCCTTGTGTACAATTTAGAGATAAAATTTACACTTTCaacaatcaaaactcaaagacTGGCCAAGCCAAAGTGGCACAATACTACTTGTCTTCATCAAATGCCTGGGTGGCCATCCAGACAAGGCTTCCAGCAGAGGGAGAAGAATTTTCTAGCTTAACGACACTAAATGGGAAGATTTATGGAACAGGTAGATTTAGTGGGATTCTGTTTGAGTATGATCCCAGTAAAAATGAGTGGGCTGTGAAGACTCCGGCCATGGGTCTTTGGGGATGCTGTGGTGTCAGTGATGGCAAGCATATCTACGTAGTAGGTGGCACTTTGCATGAACCACGTGAACACACAATCGGATCATTCAAAGTGGAAAGGTTCGATCCAAATTTAAACAAGTGGGAAGAGGCTGCAGCTATGAATGAAGCAAGGCATAATGCCTTTGGTGCTGCTATGAATGGCAAGATGTACGTTGCAGGTGGTATAGCAGCAAATTTGAGTGAGatcagaaactcataa
- the LOC137979634 gene encoding kelch-like protein 3, translating into MADISQPMPSDPSKHCQQLIYRLDALRRKESFFDVTVSVKDKEFKAHKLMLAAASPFFLSLLVSDMREGKEQFIRIELEEATGSVMEEVLKYVYTGNVAITKDTAHDLVAVAEYLLLPGLKNLACDVLEENITIENCIFNYYFADKYQCLELMREARGFIDLNFSSVMKTDDFLKLDFAQVMKWVSSDDVIVTSEEEIFKGIVKWVSHKKSERESKFAELLSQVRLKSISRKFLSNELVHEELVATSKESLNFVLRSMECIFDPFLEDAAKPPRKCLERYTDVIFVCGGRTALCYVPQDDVWYQLPDMLFEHQDHAVVQYRDKVCIFGGQHVGPGNSRVIEYFSSFSNSWGTIEGRHCWNACSCLSVLRGCMYGLFNRFIVLYKLEENVCEAVADPPTVRYGACLISDKRHLYLVGGIDNDLDRAVKRVERFDPILATWEEVATMNEGRYNAFGAAINGKIYIAGGIKETEGHLTVLKSCEVYDPSTNEWQTISNLKVRRQAANMVCIQEALYVVGGFKDIRKLSRELSMEVFQLGSCEWKRKSTIPTNFENENPEDQKKKIHHKASLAVIHKSLLEKLCKL; encoded by the coding sequence atggcggacattTCACAGCCAATGCCATCAGATCCATCAAAACACTGTCAGCAACTTATCTATCGTCTGGATGCTCTGAGAAGAAAAGAGAGTTTCTTCGATGTAACAGTGTCAGTAAAAGACAAAGAGTTTAAAGCTCACAAACTCATGTTGGCAGCAGCAAGCccgttttttctttcacttctgGTCAGCGACATGAGGGAGGGAAAGGAACAGTTCATTAGGATAGAACTTGAAGAAGCAACGGGGTCAGTCATGGAAGAAGTTCTTAAATACGTTTACACTGGTAATGTTGCAATCACCAAGGATACCGCCCACGACTTAGTGGCAGTAGCAGAGTATCTTCTTTTACcaggtttgaaaaatttggcttgtgatgttttggaggaaaacattacaattgaaaactgcatttTCAATTATTACTTTGCCGACAAATATCAGTGTTTGGAATTAATGAGGGAAGCCCGTGGGTTTATTGACTTAAATTTCAGTTCAGTCATGAAAACAGATGACTTCCTCAAGCTCGATTTTGCTCAAGTCATGAAGTGGGTTTCCAGTGATGATGTCATTGTCACCTCTGAGGAAGAAATTTTTAAAGGAATAGTAAAGTGGGTGTCTCACAAGAAGAGTGAACGAGAAAGTAAGTTCGCTGAATTGTTGAGTCAAGTCCGTCTGAAATCTATATCTCGCAAATTTCTTTCCAACGAATTGGTCCATGAAGAACTGGTAGCAACAAGCAAGGAGAGTTTGAATTTTGTGTTGAGATCCATGGAGTGCATTTTTGATCCCTTCTTGGAAGATGCTGCCAAGCCACCCAGGAAGTGCTTGGAGAGGTACACAGATGTGATTTTTGTTTGTGGTGGCAGGACAGCCTTATGCTATGTACCCCAGGATGACGTTTGGTATCAGTTGCCAGACATGTTATTTGAACATCAAGATCATGCTGTTGTGCAATACAGAGATAAAGTTTGTATTTTCGGGGGACAGCATGTTGGACCAGGAAACTCTCGAGTAATAGAATACTTTTCTTCTTTCAGTAATTCCTGGGGGACAATTGAAGGAAGACATTGTTGGAATGCTTGTTCTTGCTTATCAGTTCTACGTGGTTGCATGTATGGATTATTTAATCGTTTCATTGTTCTCTATAAGCTGGAGGAGAATGTTTGTGAGGCTGTGGCTGATCCACCAACTGTTCGCTATGGAGCTTGTTTAATCAGTGATAAAAGACACCTTTACTTAGTAGGAGGAATTGATAATGATTTGGACCGAGCAGTTAAAAGAGTGGAAAGGTTTGATCCTATTTTGGCAACATGGGAGGAGGTTGCCACTATGAATGAGGGAAGATATAATGCTTTTGGAGCAGCCATAAATGGCAAGATCTACATAGCAGGTGGCATAAAGGAAACTGAGGGACATCTTACCGTATTGAAGTCTTGTGAGGTATATGACCCATCAACTAATGAATGGCAAACCATCAGTAACCTCAAGGTGCGTCGTCAAGCTGCAAACATGGTATGCATTCAGGAAGCCCTTTATGTGGTTGGTGGCTTCAAAGACATAAGAAAGCTTTCAAGAGAGTTGTCAATGGAAGTGTTTCAGTTAGGATCATGTGAATGGAAACGTAAGTCCACCATACCCACTAACTTTGAGAATGAAAATCCTGAGgatcaaaagaaaaagattcATCATAAGGCAAGTCTTGCAGTGATCCACAAGAGCCTATTAGAAAAGCTGTGTAAGctttga
- the LOC137979629 gene encoding kelch-like protein 12, which produces MSESSASSDMKENVEAPALEIEDLNTSGSSSNMADLSQPMPQDPSKHCQKLISRVDALRRKESFFDVTVSVQDKEFKAHKLMLAAASPFFLSLLVSDMREGKEQFIRIKLEEATGSVMEEVLKYIYTGNVAITKETAHDLVAAADYLLLPGLKTLACDFLKENIAIENCIFNYYFVDKYQCLELMEESCEFIKSNFSSVMKTEDFVKLDIQEVMKWVSSDYVIVGSEEEIFEGIVKWVSHKKSERESYFVELLSQVRLKSMSHDFLHNKLIKEELVATSKETLNFVLRSMECIADPFCKDATKPPRKCFERNTDVIFVCGGRTALCYAPQRDIWYQLPDMFLEHRDHAVIQYRDKVCIFGGHRAGPGKFRVIEYFLSSTNCWKTIVGSYGQGVCSCLSILDSCIYVLLSNISMCKDDIILYKLDENVCEAVADPPTIRHGTCLVSDKRHLYLVGGTVNLLSYRGSQTVERFDPILATWEEVAAMNEARYNAFGAAMNGKIYIAGGMSENEEAGCTTLKSCEVYDPSTDEWQVISNLKVCRHAANMVCVEEALYVVGGFKGIRTSSRELSVEVFQLGACEWKRKSTIPTNFENENPEDRKKKIHHKACLAVIEKNFLEKLYKL; this is translated from the coding sequence ATGTCGGAAAGTTCTGCGAGTAGCGACATGAAAGAAAACGTAGAAGCACCTGCACTCGAAATCGAAGATTTGAACACTTCTGGATCGagttccaatatggcggaccttTCACAACCAATGCCACAAGATCCATCAAAGCACTGTCAGAAACTTATCTCTCGTGTGGATGCTCTAAGAAGAAAGGAGAGTTTCTTCGATGTAACAGTGTCAGTGCAAGACAAAGAGTTTAAAGCTCACAAACTCATGTTGGCAGCAGCAAGTccgttttttctttcacttctgGTCAGTGACATGAGAGAGGGAAAGGAACAGTTCATCAGGATAAAACTTGAAGAAGCAACGGGGTCAGTCATGGAAGAGGTTCTTAAATACATTTACACTGGTAATGTTGCAATCACCAAGGAGACCGCCCACGACTTAGTGGCAGCAGCAGATTATCTTCTTTTACCAGGTTTGAAAACTTTGGCTTGCGattttttgaaggaaaacattgcaattgaaaactgcatttTCAATTATTACTTTGTCGACAAGTATCAGTGTTTGGAATTAATGGAGGAGTCCTGCGAGTTTATTAAGTCAAATTTCAGTTCAGTCATGAAAACAGAGGACTTTGTGAAGTTAGATATTCAGGAAGTCATGAAATGGGTTTCCAGTGATTATGTCATTGTTGGTTCCGAGGAAGAAATTTTTGAAGGAATAGTAAAGTGGGTGTCTCACAAGAAGAGTGAACGAGAAAGTTACTTTGTTGAATTGTTGAGTCAAGTCCGTCTGAAATCCATGTCTCATGACTTTCTCCACAACAAATTGATCAAAGAAGAACTGGTAGCAACAAGCAAGGAGACTTTGAATTTTGTGTTGAGATCCATGGAGTGCATTGCTGATCCCTTCTGTAAGGATGCTACCAAGCCACCCAGGAAGTGCTTTGAGAGGAACACAGATGTGATTTTTGTTTGTGGTGGCAGGACAGCCTTATGCTATGCACCCCAGAGAGACATTTGGTATCAGTTGCCAGATATGTTTCTTGAACATCGAGATCATGCTGTTATTCAATACAGAGATAAAGTTTGCATTTTCGGGGGACATCGTGCTGGACCAGGAAAATTTCGAGTCATAGAATACTTTCTTTCTTCTACTAATTGCTGGAAGACAATTGTAGGAAGTTATGGTCAGGGTGTTTGTTCTTGTTTATCAATTCTAGATAGTTGCATCTATGTATTATTATCTAATATCTCAATGTGTAAAGATGACATTATTCTCTATAAGCTTGATGAGAATGTTTGCGAGGCTGTCGCTGATCCACCAACTATTCGCCATGGAACTTGTTTAGTCAGTGATAAAAGACACCTGTACTTAGTAGGAGGAACAGTTAATTTGCTTTCTTATCGAGGATCTCAAACAGTGGAAAGGTTTGATCCTATTTTAGCTACATGGGAGGAGGTTGCAGCTATGAATGAGGCAAGATATAATGCTTTTGGAGCAGCCATGAATGGAAAGATCTATATAGCAGGTGGCATGAGTGAAAATGAGGAAGCTGGTTGTACCACATTGAAGTCTTGTGAGGTATATGACCCATCAACTGATGAATGGCAAGTCATTAGTAACCTCAAGGTGTGTCGTCATGCTGCTAACATGGTATGCGTTGAGGAAGCCCTTTATGTAGTTGGTGGCTTCAAAGGCATACGAACGTCTTCAAGAGAGTTATCAGTGGAAGTGTTTCAGTTAGGAGCATGTGAATGGAAACGTAAGTCCACCATACCCACTAACTTTGAGAATGAAAATCCAGAGGATAGAAAGAAAAAGATTCATCATAAGGCATGTCTTGCAGTGATCGAGAAGAACTTTTTAGAAAAGCTGTACAAGCTTTGA